A single window of Modestobacter italicus DNA harbors:
- a CDS encoding ABC transporter permease yields MTRSPRPARSGPWRLVSGLSVAMGVAFAVLLMSISYGVSDRIQADLDVPQLQDVGFLDVGLIEAILGALTVAVTSAMIIQTAAATATVGWVLMQSRKREIGIRRQSGVFRGRLVTDFMKEMTPPVVGGALVGEALGVLGGFAIRDLTVLPVTFNAVSLFASFPITILLAGVATAIPAWLAAGKSPKTMQAVQ; encoded by the coding sequence ATGACCCGTTCCCCCCGGCCCGCCCGCTCCGGGCCGTGGCGACTCGTCTCCGGGCTGTCGGTGGCCATGGGCGTCGCCTTCGCCGTCCTGCTGATGTCGATCTCCTACGGCGTCTCCGACCGGATCCAGGCCGACCTGGACGTGCCGCAGCTGCAGGACGTGGGCTTCCTCGACGTCGGCCTGATCGAGGCCATCCTCGGCGCGCTGACCGTGGCGGTGACCTCGGCCATGATCATCCAGACGGCCGCCGCCACGGCGACCGTCGGCTGGGTGCTCATGCAGTCGCGCAAGCGCGAGATCGGCATCCGCCGGCAGAGCGGGGTGTTCCGCGGCCGGCTGGTGACCGACTTCATGAAGGAGATGACGCCGCCGGTGGTGGGCGGCGCGCTGGTCGGCGAGGCGCTCGGCGTCCTGGGCGGGTTCGCCATCCGGGACCTCACGGTGCTGCCGGTCACCTTCAACGCCGTCTCGCTGTTCGCCTCGTTCCCGATCACGATCCTGCTGGCCGGGGTCGCGACGGCGATCCCCGCCTGGCTGGCCGCCGGCAAGTCGCCCAAGACCATGCAGGCCGTGCAGTGA
- a CDS encoding carbamoyltransferase family protein, protein MKVLGINAIYHDPSAALVVDGRVVAAAEEERFSRRKHGKRPLPWSAWELPELSAAWCLAEAGIRPEELDAVAYSFDPALMGTPEDSGLFDDGDVMRKRYAEMAPDFLAHALPGLDPAKVRFVKHHVAHAASAGLAAPQRDNSVLVLDGRGEAHSHLAGRYVDGQLEVLAGQALPHSLGLMYEDLTDHLGFLRSSDEFKVMAMASYGKPRFAGELSELIRATGDGGFRTEKIDYTEFAPRLGKGDAWTEDHADLAASVQQRLEEVLVDLARWVHEQTGDRVLTLAGGTALNCVANTRILAESPFEQVWVQPAAGDSGTALGAALHVARELGEDTQPMPGAALGRGWSDAEIEQVLTTAAIDYERPDDVAEAVAEVLADNGIVAWFQGRSEYGPRALGHRSLLAHPGFEANLERMNDVKGREQFRPVAPMVLLEKAAEIFSRGPIPSPYMLFVHDVAPEWRDRIPTVTHVDGTARIQTIDPEVSPLVHRMISAFERRTGLPVVVNTSLNTAGRPMVDDPRDALECFGSAPVDLLAIGPFVVRRPRATPRPAAR, encoded by the coding sequence GTGAAGGTGCTGGGCATCAACGCCATCTACCACGACCCGTCGGCCGCCCTGGTCGTCGACGGCAGGGTCGTGGCCGCCGCCGAGGAGGAGCGGTTCAGCCGGCGCAAGCACGGCAAGCGCCCGCTGCCGTGGAGCGCCTGGGAGCTGCCCGAGCTGTCCGCGGCCTGGTGCCTGGCGGAGGCCGGGATCCGGCCCGAGGAGCTCGACGCGGTCGCCTACTCCTTCGACCCGGCGCTGATGGGCACCCCGGAGGACTCCGGCCTCTTCGACGACGGCGACGTCATGCGCAAGCGGTACGCCGAGATGGCGCCGGACTTCCTGGCCCACGCGCTGCCCGGCCTCGACCCGGCGAAGGTCCGCTTCGTCAAGCACCACGTGGCCCACGCCGCCTCGGCCGGGCTGGCCGCGCCGCAGCGGGACAACTCGGTGCTGGTGCTCGACGGCCGCGGCGAGGCGCACAGCCACCTGGCCGGCCGGTACGTCGACGGGCAGCTGGAGGTGCTCGCCGGCCAGGCGCTGCCGCACTCGCTGGGGCTGATGTACGAGGACCTCACCGACCACCTGGGCTTCCTGCGCAGCTCCGACGAGTTCAAGGTCATGGCGATGGCCTCCTACGGCAAGCCGCGCTTCGCCGGCGAGCTGTCGGAGCTGATCCGCGCCACCGGCGACGGCGGCTTCCGGACGGAGAAGATCGACTACACCGAGTTCGCCCCCCGGCTGGGCAAGGGCGACGCCTGGACCGAGGACCACGCCGACCTGGCCGCCAGCGTGCAGCAGCGCCTCGAGGAGGTGCTGGTCGACCTGGCCCGCTGGGTGCACGAGCAGACCGGCGACCGGGTCCTCACCCTCGCCGGCGGCACGGCGCTGAACTGCGTGGCCAACACCCGCATCCTCGCCGAGAGCCCGTTCGAGCAGGTCTGGGTGCAGCCGGCCGCCGGCGACTCCGGGACGGCGCTCGGCGCCGCCCTGCACGTGGCCCGCGAGCTCGGCGAGGACACCCAGCCCATGCCCGGCGCGGCGCTGGGCCGCGGGTGGAGCGACGCGGAGATCGAGCAGGTCCTCACCACCGCGGCCATCGACTACGAGCGCCCCGACGACGTCGCCGAGGCCGTCGCCGAGGTGCTGGCCGACAACGGCATCGTCGCCTGGTTCCAGGGCCGCAGCGAGTACGGCCCGCGCGCGCTGGGCCACCGCTCGCTGCTGGCCCACCCCGGCTTCGAGGCCAACCTCGAGCGGATGAACGACGTGAAGGGCCGCGAGCAGTTCCGGCCGGTCGCGCCCATGGTGCTGCTGGAGAAGGCGGCGGAGATCTTCAGCCGCGGCCCGATCCCCTCGCCGTACATGCTCTTCGTGCACGACGTGGCCCCGGAGTGGCGGGACCGCATCCCCACCGTCACCCACGTCGACGGGACGGCGCGGATCCAGACGATCGACCCGGAGGTCTCCCCCCTGGTCCACCGGATGATCTCCGCCTTCGAGCGGCGCACCGGGCTGCCCGTGGTGGTCAACACCAGCCTCAACACCGCCGGCCGGCCGATGGTCGACGACCCGCGGGACGCGCTGGAGTGCTTCGGCTCGGCCCCGGTCGACCTGCTCGCCA